In a single window of the Amycolatopsis sp. cg5 genome:
- a CDS encoding DUF222 domain-containing protein, translating into MSTTETLADAPPQWWRLDKDALMLDYVALEQEKRHLDAKQGQILAEIESRGVRDVTGYAALSQWVAKCARVKPSEANARVKRARDLNQRRDGATEIPAFAPYTAAAAAEGDLGADQIDAVLKALHALPTTLTAEEREGGEKILTDLAAVGDLNEIPVAGKRLLDQIDPDGPEPRDPEPAERGNELQYITHRDGSHGVKVRIDSETLARLKALLDPLAKPRAATDDEGPDTRSQWERNGDAFATFVRLGMAHPDIPTQAGESVHVVVTVSLEDLKTGLGRACLDLVGDISAAEARRMACECKVIPATLGAHGEPLDLGRAQRLASPALRRALAIRDRGCAFPGCTEPQQRCTAHHIVHWAHHGETEIHNLVLLCGRHHRLVHHSDWKVRMAYDNLPEFIPPKFIDAAQTPRRNTMHTTRT; encoded by the coding sequence ATGTCCACCACCGAGACACTTGCCGACGCGCCACCGCAGTGGTGGCGCTTGGACAAGGACGCGCTCATGCTGGACTACGTCGCCCTCGAACAAGAAAAACGCCACCTCGATGCGAAGCAAGGGCAGATTTTGGCGGAGATCGAATCCCGTGGTGTGCGGGACGTGACCGGCTACGCGGCGTTGTCGCAGTGGGTGGCGAAATGCGCGCGGGTGAAACCGTCGGAGGCGAACGCGCGGGTCAAGCGAGCCCGCGACTTGAACCAGCGTCGTGATGGCGCCACCGAGATTCCCGCGTTCGCTCCCTATACTGCGGCCGCTGCTGCCGAAGGCGATCTGGGTGCGGATCAGATCGACGCCGTGTTGAAAGCTTTGCACGCGCTGCCGACCACACTGACCGCCGAGGAACGGGAGGGTGGGGAGAAGATCCTCACCGACCTCGCCGCTGTTGGCGACCTCAACGAGATCCCCGTGGCGGGCAAGCGGCTGCTCGACCAGATCGACCCCGACGGGCCCGAACCCCGCGACCCCGAACCGGCCGAACGCGGGAATGAGTTGCAGTACATCACCCACCGCGATGGCAGCCATGGGGTAAAAGTCCGTATCGACTCCGAAACCCTCGCCCGACTGAAGGCCCTTCTCGATCCTTTGGCGAAACCTCGCGCGGCCACCGATGACGAAGGACCGGACACCCGCTCGCAGTGGGAACGCAACGGCGACGCCTTCGCCACCTTCGTCCGCCTCGGCATGGCCCACCCCGACATCCCCACCCAAGCCGGAGAATCCGTCCACGTCGTCGTGACCGTCTCACTCGAAGACCTCAAAACCGGCCTCGGCCGGGCGTGCCTGGACCTGGTCGGCGATATCTCCGCCGCCGAAGCCCGACGGATGGCGTGTGAGTGCAAGGTCATCCCCGCCACCCTCGGCGCCCACGGCGAACCCCTCGACCTCGGCCGAGCTCAACGGCTCGCGTCTCCGGCGCTACGCCGGGCGCTGGCGATCAGGGACCGGGGCTGCGCGTTCCCGGGGTGTACGGAGCCTCAGCAGCGCTGTACCGCGCATCATATTGTCCATTGGGCACACCATGGCGAGACCGAGATCCATAACCTCGTGCTGCTCTGCGGCCGCCATCACCGCCTGGTCCATCACAGTGACTGGAAAGTCCGGATGGCCTACGACAACCTCCCCGAATTCATCCCCCCGAAGTTCATCGACGCCGCCCAGACACCCCGCCGCAACACCATGCACACCACCCGAACCTGA
- a CDS encoding contact-dependent growth inhibition system immunity protein: MQSADRRRSLEDVEGERWGGPPADATRLIAEVHRLRQVPIAELTVEDLRLLIGQQIGLAVLVPVAIEVLQRDPLAEGDMFEGDLLRAVLRVDGGFWASRRVDQRRGWPVSAADRYQERGHSDTDRAS; this comes from the coding sequence ATGCAGTCAGCGGACCGCCGTCGTTCGCTTGAGGACGTTGAGGGCGAGCGTTGGGGCGGACCGCCTGCGGACGCGACGAGACTCATCGCGGAGGTGCACCGGCTTCGGCAAGTGCCTATCGCGGAGCTGACTGTCGAAGATTTGCGGTTGCTCATCGGGCAGCAGATCGGCTTGGCGGTGCTCGTTCCGGTAGCGATCGAGGTGTTGCAGCGGGATCCACTGGCCGAGGGCGATATGTTCGAAGGTGACCTGTTGCGCGCGGTGCTGCGTGTTGATGGTGGTTTCTGGGCGTCGCGTCGTGTTGATCAGCGCCGTGGCTGGCCAGTTTCCGCTGCCGACCGATACCAAGAACGAGGCCACTCGGACACAGACCGCGCTTCGTGA
- a CDS encoding BTAD domain-containing putative transcriptional regulator → MAELRIELLGPIRAWQGTSELPLGPARQRALFATLALRAGHTVTREQLICAVWGTDEAPPTASGSVHTYISNLRRILDRSVLTGGRGGYTLRVPPGSIDSIAFEHLVNRGAPNEALALWHGDPLSGMRGQFAEQQRSRLTELRLKAIELHAERLLSQGDYRDLTTSLTALAREHPLRERLRELLMLALDRDGRHAEALEVFRDARATLIAELGVEPGPALRTLHHRLLTGTRDPLPDLHFVAPARVASAFTGQIAPLARLRALISDRSGSVWLEGDVGVGKSALLAAALSGLGRRHLGWAHAAELSMPLQAMESCLGTADDPLSFVSRLCATAPVVLVLDDMHWADDATVLLWHRLVDMTRQLPLLLIASARLLPRSRELAQLRQRFDTVMTLDALSFSGTDALARVAALSFDAREILRWAALLDRFTVADISALTGKRPSDLLAAFEETLTAHVLSDHGAYLTFAHPALRSACREAIPLAFRSALLHEARSVSEWPRSWYRSAAETGQPRR, encoded by the coding sequence ATGGCTGAGCTACGCATCGAGCTACTCGGCCCGATCCGGGCGTGGCAAGGAACTTCCGAGCTGCCACTGGGTCCAGCACGTCAACGGGCACTGTTCGCGACACTCGCGCTCCGCGCCGGCCACACCGTGACCCGCGAGCAGCTCATCTGCGCGGTCTGGGGCACCGACGAGGCCCCACCGACCGCGAGCGGCAGCGTCCACACCTACATTTCCAACCTCCGCCGCATACTCGACCGCTCGGTCCTCACGGGCGGCCGAGGCGGCTACACCCTGCGCGTCCCACCGGGCAGCATCGACTCGATCGCCTTCGAGCACCTGGTGAACCGCGGCGCACCGAACGAGGCCCTGGCACTCTGGCACGGCGACCCGCTTTCCGGCATGCGCGGCCAGTTCGCCGAGCAGCAACGGTCCCGCCTCACCGAACTACGCCTCAAAGCCATCGAACTCCACGCGGAACGCCTGCTGTCGCAAGGTGACTACCGCGACCTCACGACTTCACTGACCGCCCTCGCCCGCGAACACCCACTCCGCGAGCGCCTACGCGAGCTGCTCATGCTCGCCCTCGACCGCGACGGCCGGCACGCGGAGGCGTTGGAGGTCTTCCGCGACGCCCGCGCGACCCTCATCGCGGAACTCGGCGTCGAGCCCGGCCCAGCGTTGCGAACCCTGCACCACCGCCTCCTCACCGGCACCCGAGACCCGTTGCCAGACCTGCACTTCGTCGCACCCGCCCGCGTTGCTTCCGCCTTCACTGGCCAGATTGCTCCGCTGGCCCGCCTGCGAGCGCTGATCTCGGACCGCAGCGGTTCTGTCTGGCTGGAGGGCGACGTCGGGGTCGGCAAGTCCGCGCTACTGGCGGCTGCTCTGTCCGGCCTCGGGCGGCGCCATCTCGGGTGGGCGCACGCTGCTGAGCTGTCGATGCCCCTTCAGGCCATGGAGTCCTGCCTCGGGACCGCCGACGATCCGCTTTCCTTTGTGTCGCGGCTCTGCGCGACCGCTCCGGTCGTCCTTGTGCTCGATGACATGCACTGGGCCGACGATGCGACGGTTCTCTTGTGGCACCGCCTCGTTGACATGACCCGGCAGCTCCCCTTGCTGCTCATCGCCAGCGCTCGCCTGCTGCCTCGCTCGCGCGAGTTGGCCCAGCTGCGTCAGCGCTTCGACACCGTCATGACTCTCGATGCGCTCTCTTTCTCGGGCACGGATGCCCTGGCCCGCGTTGCCGCGTTGTCTTTTGATGCGCGCGAAATCCTGCGGTGGGCGGCTTTGCTTGACCGCTTCACTGTTGCGGACATCTCCGCTTTGACCGGCAAGCGGCCCTCGGACCTACTCGCGGCCTTCGAGGAAACCCTTACCGCTCATGTACTGTCGGACCACGGGGCCTACCTGACCTTTGCTCATCCCGCACTTCGGTCGGCGTGCCGTGAGGCGATCCCCCTGGCCTTTCGCTCGGCGCTGCTTCACGAAGCGCGGTCTGTGTCCGAGTGGCCTCGTTCTTGGTATCGGTCGGCAGCGGAAACTGGCCAGCCACGGCGCTGA